From the genome of Seriola aureovittata isolate HTS-2021-v1 ecotype China chromosome 6, ASM2101889v1, whole genome shotgun sequence, one region includes:
- the tab3 gene encoding TGF-beta-activated kinase 1 and MAP3K7-binding protein 3 isoform X1 has product MAQGGSQLDYHILQDLKQRFPEIPEGVVSQCLLQNNNNLDLCCHLLAQESNRYLYGEFHHSPEEGRLSRNHMLHISLGYPGSEASKANGGAAGVGRSLVHSTSDSHIEPQRPSYPEPLSAPATMAPSPGYNPFFMNDQSRSASTPTPPPSMQGMSPTYSPVPRYTMNPITVTLSQSIPTVPQALQIPPGHYANSTNTTLYIRPSPSQSPQPAPWSSSGAAVYQHQQSPYSTPTYGSPYSSPQHQVQPQPQPQPQPQPQPQHQQYVFLPISSPTIPSMPYHHQQQPQQQPAVYRPYHTKSSLKNQIEITLEGPRPRSNSPVHTPHPQGALYMPTSPSPSSPSRGITMSGPPGPAAFHPGMYLQHQGATRPRPASSPQPGQSAYTFKIKVSPGGQAQRPPSSPPVAEAESLLNIVDQGEHSAAPAPILPISALPGNIASQFHQMPRRSSSGSDDYAYTQALLLHQRARMERLMKELMLEKQKLEQLKADVNNMEYDALQRRFRRVNSTSLIPRPEEMTRLRSLNRQLQIDIDCTLKETDLLQSRGKFDPKAINNFYDNIEPGPVVPPKPGRKEGEQSSKPVPGPQRDEDFEGAQWNCESCTFLNHPALNRCEQCEMPRYT; this is encoded by the exons ATGGCGCAGGGAGGCTCTCAGCTCGACTACCACATCCTGCAGGACCTCAAGCAGCGTTTCCCAGAGATCCCAGAAGGGGTAGTGTCACAGTGCCTTCTGCAG aacaacaacaacctggatctctgctgccacctgctggctcaGGAGAGTAATAGATACCTGTATGGAGAGTTCCATCACAGTCCAGAGGAGGGACGACTGAGCCGAAACCACATGCTACACATTAGCCTGGGCTACCCAGGCTCAGAGGCAAGCAAGGCaaatggaggagcagcaggagtaGGGCGCTCTCTAGTGCACAGCACTAGTGACAGTCACATCGAACCCCAGCGGCCCAGCTACCCTGAGCCCCTGTCAGCCCCTGCCACCATGGCCCCCTCCCCGGGTTACAATCCTTTCTTTATGAACGATCAGAGTCGCTCGGCCAGCACTCCCACTCCTCCACCCTCAATGCAGGGCATGTCTCCCACATACTCCCCTGTCCCACGTTATACTATGAACCCTATAACAGTCACACTCTCACAAAGTATACCTACTGTCCCACAGGCTCTGCAGATTCCTCCTGGGCACTACGCTAACAGCACCAACACCACCCTGTATATTCGACCCTCACCCTCCCAGAGCCCACAGCCAGCGCCTTGGTCATCTTCAGGAGCGGCTGTCTATCAGCATCAGCAGTCCCCCTACAGTACTCCCACATATGGCTCACCTTACAGCTCCCCACAGCATCAGGTCCAGCCCCAGCCACAGCCCCAGCCACAGCCCCAGCCACAACCCCAGCACCAGCAATATGTCTTCCTTCCTATTAGCTCCCCAACCATTCCCAGCATGCCCTACCATCACCAGCAACAACCCCAGCAACAGCCAGCTGTTTACAGACCCTACCACACAAAAAGCTCCCTAAAGAACCAGATAGAAATTACCCTGGAGGGTCCAAGACCACGCAGCAACTCACCTGTGCACACCCCTCACCCCCAAGGAGCGCTTTACATGCCCACCAGCCCCTCGCCCAGCTCCCCTTCGAGGGGCATCACTATGAGTGGACCTCCAGGCCCTGCAGCCTTTCACCCTGGGATGTACCTGCAGCACCAGGGCGCCACAAGGCCTCGgcctgcctcctctcctcaacCAGGCCAATCAGCCTACACTTTCAAAATCAAAGTGTCCCCTGGAGGTCAGGCCCAGAGGCCGCCCAGCTCACCTCCTGTGGCCGAAGCTGAGTCTCTTCTCAACATAGTAGACCAAGGAGAGCACAGTGCTGCCCCTGCACCCATTTTACCCATCTCCGCTCTACCAGGGAACATTGCCAGTCAGTTTCACCAAATGCCCCGACGTTCAAGCTCAGGCTCTGATGACTATGCCTACACACAAG CTCTCCTGCTCCACCAGCGGGCCAGGATGGAGCGTCTAATGAAGGAGTTGATGCTGGAGAAGCAGAAACTAGAGCAGCTCAAGGCTGATGTCAACAACATGGAATACGATGCCCTTCAAAGACGCTTTCGACGAGTCAATTCGACCAGTCTTATACCCAGA CCTGAAGAGATGACCCGATTGCGGAGTCTGAACAGACAGCTTCAGATTGATATCGACTGTACCCTGAAGGAGACAGATCTACTGCAGTCTAGAg GGAAGTTTGACCCAAAAGCAATCAACAACTTTTATGACAACATTGAGCCTGGTCCAGTTGTTCCGCCTAAACCTGGAAGGAAAG aaGGGGAGCAGAGCTCCAAGCCAGTGCCAGGGCCTCAGAGGGATGAGGACTTTGAAGGCGCCCAGTGGAACTGTGAAAGCTGCACCTTCCTCAACCACCCTGCACTCAACCGCTGTGAACAGTGCGAGATGCCGCGCTACACCTGA
- the tab3 gene encoding TGF-beta-activated kinase 1 and MAP3K7-binding protein 3 isoform X2 translates to MAQGGSQLDYHILQDLKQRFPEIPEGVVSQCLLQNNNNLDLCCHLLAQESNRYLYGEFHHSPEEGRLSRNHMLHISLGYPGSEASKANGGAAGVGRSLVHSTSDSHIEPQRPSYPEPLSAPATMAPSPGYNPFFMNDQSRSASTPTPPPSMQGMSPTYSPVPRYTMNPITVTLSQSIPTVPQALQIPPGHYANSTNTTLYIRPSPSQSPQPAPWSSSGAAVYQHQQSPYSTPTYGSPYSSPQHQVQPQPQPQPQPQPQPQHQQYVFLPISSPTIPSMPYHHQQQPQQQPAVYRPYHTKSSLKNQIEITLEGPRPRSNSPVHTPHPQGALYMPTSPSPSSPSRGITMSGPPGPAAFHPGMYLQHQGATRPRPASSPQPGQSAYTFKIKVSPGGQAQRPPSSPPVAEAESLLNIVDQGEHSAAPAPILPISALPGNIASQFHQMPRRSSSGSDDYAYTQALLLHQRARMERLMKELMLEKQKLEQLKADVNNMEYDALQRRFRRVNSTSLIPRPEEMTRLRSLNRQLQIDIDCTLKETDLLQSRALILKEPSPEADRVGSKVMDGAPSHCIQMQHSNMTGWSVTGHRLIHG, encoded by the exons ATGGCGCAGGGAGGCTCTCAGCTCGACTACCACATCCTGCAGGACCTCAAGCAGCGTTTCCCAGAGATCCCAGAAGGGGTAGTGTCACAGTGCCTTCTGCAG aacaacaacaacctggatctctgctgccacctgctggctcaGGAGAGTAATAGATACCTGTATGGAGAGTTCCATCACAGTCCAGAGGAGGGACGACTGAGCCGAAACCACATGCTACACATTAGCCTGGGCTACCCAGGCTCAGAGGCAAGCAAGGCaaatggaggagcagcaggagtaGGGCGCTCTCTAGTGCACAGCACTAGTGACAGTCACATCGAACCCCAGCGGCCCAGCTACCCTGAGCCCCTGTCAGCCCCTGCCACCATGGCCCCCTCCCCGGGTTACAATCCTTTCTTTATGAACGATCAGAGTCGCTCGGCCAGCACTCCCACTCCTCCACCCTCAATGCAGGGCATGTCTCCCACATACTCCCCTGTCCCACGTTATACTATGAACCCTATAACAGTCACACTCTCACAAAGTATACCTACTGTCCCACAGGCTCTGCAGATTCCTCCTGGGCACTACGCTAACAGCACCAACACCACCCTGTATATTCGACCCTCACCCTCCCAGAGCCCACAGCCAGCGCCTTGGTCATCTTCAGGAGCGGCTGTCTATCAGCATCAGCAGTCCCCCTACAGTACTCCCACATATGGCTCACCTTACAGCTCCCCACAGCATCAGGTCCAGCCCCAGCCACAGCCCCAGCCACAGCCCCAGCCACAACCCCAGCACCAGCAATATGTCTTCCTTCCTATTAGCTCCCCAACCATTCCCAGCATGCCCTACCATCACCAGCAACAACCCCAGCAACAGCCAGCTGTTTACAGACCCTACCACACAAAAAGCTCCCTAAAGAACCAGATAGAAATTACCCTGGAGGGTCCAAGACCACGCAGCAACTCACCTGTGCACACCCCTCACCCCCAAGGAGCGCTTTACATGCCCACCAGCCCCTCGCCCAGCTCCCCTTCGAGGGGCATCACTATGAGTGGACCTCCAGGCCCTGCAGCCTTTCACCCTGGGATGTACCTGCAGCACCAGGGCGCCACAAGGCCTCGgcctgcctcctctcctcaacCAGGCCAATCAGCCTACACTTTCAAAATCAAAGTGTCCCCTGGAGGTCAGGCCCAGAGGCCGCCCAGCTCACCTCCTGTGGCCGAAGCTGAGTCTCTTCTCAACATAGTAGACCAAGGAGAGCACAGTGCTGCCCCTGCACCCATTTTACCCATCTCCGCTCTACCAGGGAACATTGCCAGTCAGTTTCACCAAATGCCCCGACGTTCAAGCTCAGGCTCTGATGACTATGCCTACACACAAG CTCTCCTGCTCCACCAGCGGGCCAGGATGGAGCGTCTAATGAAGGAGTTGATGCTGGAGAAGCAGAAACTAGAGCAGCTCAAGGCTGATGTCAACAACATGGAATACGATGCCCTTCAAAGACGCTTTCGACGAGTCAATTCGACCAGTCTTATACCCAGA CCTGAAGAGATGACCCGATTGCGGAGTCTGAACAGACAGCTTCAGATTGATATCGACTGTACCCTGAAGGAGACAGATCTACTGCAGTCTAGAg CATTGATCTTGAAAGAGCCAAGCCCAGAAGCAGACAGAGTCGGGTCCAAAGTGATGGATGGGGCTCCATCTCACTGCATACAGATGCAGCATTCTAACATGACCGGCTGGTCTGTGACAGGACACAGGCTGATCCATGGTTGA
- the tmem47 gene encoding transmembrane protein 47, protein MASSVSGGEEVRVSALTPLKLVGLVCVFLALCLDVGAMVSPAWVTADDQYYLSLWVSCWKPVSSVEWSCNSTLATDWQIATLALLLGGAALTLLSFLVALVSLCFSSRSRCYKPVAVMLFSAVVLQICSLVLFPIKFIETVSLRVYHEFNWGYGLAWGSTIFSFGGAILYCLNPKNYEDYY, encoded by the exons ATGGCTTCATCCGTGAGCGGCGGAGAGGAGGTCCGGGTGTCGGCGTTGACGCCCCTGAAGTTGGTGGGACTGGTGTGCGTCTTTCTAGCACTGTGCCTGGATGTCGGCGCCATGGTGAGCCCGGCGTGGGTCACGGCAGATGACCAGTACTACCTGTCCCTGTGGGTGTCCTGCTGGAAGCCCGTTAGCTCCGTGGAGTGGTCCTGCAACAGCACTCTGGCCACGG aCTGGCAGATCGCCACGTTGGCCCTGCTGTTAGGGGGGGCAGCACTCACCCTGCTCTCCTTCCTCGTGGCGCTCGTGTCCCTGTGCTTCAGCTCCAGGAGTCGCTGCTACAAGCCCGTGGCTGTCATGCTGTTCTCTGCAG TGGTGCTTCAGATTTGCAGCTTGGTCCTGTTCCCCATTAAGTTCATCGAGACAGTCAGCCTGAGGGTGTACCATGAGTTTAACTGGGGCTATGGCCTGGCCTGGGGATCCACCATTTTCTCTTTCGGAGGGGCCATCCTCTACTGCCTCAACCCGAAGAACTATGAAGACTACTACTAA
- the prrg1 gene encoding transmembrane gamma-carboxyglutamic acid protein 1 — MGSVFLPADAAHSVLRRLRRANFLLEEMKQGDIQRECREEVCTYEEAREAFENDEKTRRFWEEYVRESSPSGGLETVVGGVHSLYLIVPLLLVVFIIAAVAITVWRCHSRKRSQRSPSLGHSHHDHVLSVVSMDHWGRDYHHGDQSELSVHSSPAYPGSEITSGRGSAGDPPPSYEEAVGHADVQIETEPPPQYEDIVNTSAASVNGPGK, encoded by the exons ATGGGGAGTG TGTTCCTGCCGGCGGACGCAGCCCACTCTGTGCTGCGGCGGCTGCGCAGGGCAAACTTCTTGCTGGAGGAGATGAAGCAGGGTGACATCCAGAGGGAGTGCCGTGAAGAAGTCTGCACCTATGAGGAGGCCCGTGAGGCTTTTGAGAACGATGAGAAGACG AGACGGTTCTGGGAGGAATATGTGAGGGAGAGCAGTCCATCTGGAGGGCTGGAGACAGTGGTGGGTGGAGTCCACTCTCTCTACTTGATAGTGCCATTGCTGCTGGTTGTGTTCATCATCGCCGCCGTTGCCATCACTGTTTGGCGCTGCCACTCCCGCAAGCGCTCACAGCGCAGCCCCAGCCTGGGACACTCGCATCACGACCACGTTCTGTCAGTGGTCTCTATGGACCATTGGGGGAGGGATTACCACCATGGTGACCAATCAGAACTCAGTGTCCACAGCAGCCCAGCTTATCCAGGCTCAGAGATCACATCAGGGAGAGGAAGTGCTGGAGACCCACCGCCATCTTATGAGGAGGCTGTCGGCCATGCAGATGTCCAGATAGAGACGGAGCCACCTCCACAGTACGAGGATATAGTCAACACCAGCGCTGCTAGTGTCAATGGCCCTGGGAAGTAA